The Candidatus Nomurabacteria bacterium genome segment CACTTAGAGCTTTCACTGCTAGAAAATGTACAACGTGCAGATTTAAACGCCATAGAAACCGCCAAAACAATTCAACGGCTTCATGTTGAATACCAGCAAAGCTACGAAGACATCGCCCTACGGCTAGGTAAAGGCTACACAACCGTCGTTAATGCTGTACGGTTATTGCAATTACCAGAACCAATGCAACAAGCACTAATGAAGGGCGACATATCAGAAGGTCACGGCAGGGCCTTATTGTCTTTAGCAAAACATCCACATGCTCAAATGGTGTTATTTAAAGCGATTCAAACCAAAAAATTGTCTGTCCGCCAGACAGAAGCCTTAGCAGCGAATGCAAAGCTAGATGCCGAGCGTACCAAAACAAAAGACGATGCAAAAAAATCAGTAACAAGTACGCAACTATCTAAACAGCTCACCAAACACCTTGGCCTGGCGGTACGAGTGCCAAAGTCAAACAGTAAAGGGAAAATTACTATTAGCTATACTTCTCAAAAAGAGTTTGATCGTATAATACGGCATTTGCAAAAGTAGAAGAAAAAGTCTGGAACTCACTTAAGGGGAAGTAGCGCACCCATAATCTCCCTATTATGTTATCTATTGGTACCAAACCAAGCCCGCTATGGGAATCAAGTGAGCCACCGGGGCCTCGGTTATCACCAAGTACGAATAATTCACCTTGGCCAACGTCTTCGACGACTTTTTGGCCATCGCTATCTATTGGCTCTAGGGTGTTTTCGTGGTCGGTGCCTTTATCTGGGTTGAACCCACCAGGATTATCTATGTTATATATAGTGACGTTGCCGTTTTCTATCACAACTCTATCGCCTGGCAAGCCAATAACGCGCTTAATAAGTTGTGTGCCATCGTTGGTAGGTTTTTTAAATACAATTACTTCGTTTCTGGCAGGGGTATATTCTTTGTTTTGTAATTTTGCCATCGTTTTAGGGAGCTTTAATATAAAGACACGGTTCCCATTTTGAAGGGTAGGTTCCATGCTAGAGCCATCAACCACATAGCTCTGAAAGACAAATAATATCATTAACACCGCAAACAGGGGAGCAAGTATAAATAACAGTATGGTGTACAGCATATTTTGGCGCTCTTCACGCCTGCGTTGCTTAAGTTGAGCAGCTTGATCAGGTTGCTGGATATTTTGCGGCACTGGGTTATTGTTCACCATATGAGGCGCACTGTTAAACTGAGCAGGTTGCTCTTTTGTGATAGGATGCTCACTAGGCGGCTGTGGTAATGGCGGCGTAGATGGCTTAATATCAAAACTCTTCGGGTTATGTGGCTCGTTTGGTTGCATCGTCTACATTATTGTAAACCAAAAGCGTTACAATGTGCCAAAAAAAAGATTATTTGGTATAATGTATTGACGTACATATTATGGATAGATATAAGAAAATCAAGCCAAAAAATCAGTACTCAACAGATGGTTTTTTGGTTACCGGACCAAGAAAAGGCTTTCAGCCAAAGCGAACACCTGTAAATGCAACACCAAAGTCACCCCGCTTAAATCAGCTAGATAATTTTTCGGGACGTGATGGGTTTAGGGGGCAACGCACCCCCCAAATGCAAGAATCAGGTGATTTTGAGCATATAGAATTACCAGGTGATGATACACGTGCTACTTCTAGAAAAAGCTTTACATTAGATAGCTCTCAGTCATTGCACACACCACGCTACAAGCGATTATTTACAAAGAATAAATCAGGTAAGAAAAAACATAAAAGTAAGCGGCGGGCATATGCAAAAATGGCACTATTTTTTGTCATTGCAGGGGTAAGTATATTTGGTTTTATTTTTGGCAAAGCCTGGTGGGACGCTCATAAAGCCCTCGGTGGTGGTGGGTCGGCGCTCGCCATGTCTAAAGATATTGACCCAAACAGCTTAAACGGCGAAGGGGATGGCCGAATAAACGTGCTCTTGATGGGTAAGGGCGGGGATAAACACGAAGGTGGCCAGCTAACCGATACTATTATGATTGCCAGCATAGATCCTATAAATGATGGCGTGGTGATGCTGAGTATTCCACGCGATTTATGGGTAAAACCAGACGATTTGTGGCCCATGAAGATTAACGCCGTTTATAACAGTGCAAAAGAACAGGCACTCTATACGAACCCCAAAGATAAATCTGCTGCAGAAAAAACAGGTATTAACGCAACCAAAAAGGTTGTGCAAGATTATATGGGTGTCAATATTAATTACTACGCCATGGTAGACTTTACGGTATTTGAAGAATCGGTTAACACGCTTGGGGGCATTACGGTTAACTTGCCAGCTGCCTATAGCGACCCAACCATGAAGATAGGTAAGCAGTATCTTAACTTGCCAGCTGGCCCCAATGAGCTAGACGGTGGCCACGCCCTTGGGCTGGCGCGTTCACGATACGGTTCGTTTAAGGGGCAAGAAAGCAGAAACGACTTTGGCCGAGGCGAAAATCAACAACTTGTTTTAATTGCCATTAAAGACAAAGCCCTCAGCACCGGCACATTTGCCAACCCACTTAAAGTGTCGCAACTCGTTAGCGCGTTTGGTAACAGAGTCCAAACAAACTTTTCTACTGATGATTTAATGCGCTTGTATGAACTATCTAAAAAAATACCAAACGAAAACATTACCAATGTAGACCTCGCCATGAAAGACGAAGCAGTTGTTACAACGGGGTCTATTGGTGGCCAATCGGTTGTGTACCCAATTGCAGGTGTTGATGATTATTCAGAAGTAAAGAAATTTGTCCGCTTAAAACTTAAAGACGGTTTTATTATTAAAGAAAATCCTACTATTATTGTGCTGAATGCATCTGGTAAAGCGGGTGCTGCCACTAAGCGTGCCGATGAGCTAAAAAGCTACGGCTACAACGTAATACAGGTAGCAGATGCACCAGTCAGTAATGTACCTGTAACGCAACTGATAGACACCACAAAAGGTGCTAAAAAGTACACAAAACGTTACCTAGAACTTCGTTTTAATACACAAGCCGTTGGCAAGGCAGACGGTGTAGATATAAGCCCTTACATCGCTGATTACATTGTTATAATTGGCCAAAACGGGTAAGCTAAGTAGCGTCTATGGCCAAAAACTACTTACAATTCTTACGCCCAAAATCAGGTGTTTCTTCGTGGCTATATTTTGTATTAAACGCGGCGCTACCAATTTTAGTACTAGTTTTTGTCCGTTTAGACCTTGCAAGCATTGCATTTACATTAGTGCTGCTTTCTAAATGGCGCATATTTGCCATGCGTCCACGCTATTGGCTGCCAAACTTGCGTGCTAATTCGGTAGATATTTTTGTTGGACTATCTATTGTCGTTTTTATGTCTGGTACCAAAATTTTATTGGTTCAGCTACTATGGACGATATTCTTCTTGGTGTGGCTGTTGTGGCTTAAGCCAAAGTCTAGCCAAATATTTGTTATGATTCAGGCGCTGCTTGCTCAGATTATGGCACTGATTGCTTTTTATCAAGCATCACCAGACCACGCCATTGCCACAGGAGTGATAGCAGTATGGCTGATAAGCTATTTGTCGGCACGTCACTTTTTTGGAGCTTTTGAAGAACCATATACAATTCAGCTTAGCGCTATTTGGGGTTGGTTCGCTGCTACCCTTACGTGGGTGCTAGAACACTGGGTCATCATATATGTCACCGTTCCACAAGTTGCGCTCATTATTACGCTTGTCGGCTATATTTTAGCGTTGCTGTACTACTTGCACAGTAACGAAAAATTAAAAAATTCAGTAAAACATCAGCTTATTGGGTTTATAACTATATTATTGATAATTATCATTGCTTTTTCTGATTGGCAAGCAAAAACAATATAAATTGTAACAATTATAGAGAGGTATACCCGTCATGGCACCAGCACCGGTAAAACAAAGCGAACCAACCCCCAAGCGTCCTAAATCAACTACGTCAATACCAACCAGGGTAGCAGTTATTGTCGTTGCACTCGCCTTTATTAGCGGTATTGCTGGTGGCTTTTTAGGGAGTCGTTTAAACACCAGCCGAATTACATCCCTAGACAGTACAGCAACGCAACAAAAAATTGCCTCCAGTCAGAGTGAACTTATTAGCAATATCGCCAAAGATGTGAGCCCGAGTGTTGTTTCTATAAATGTAGAAAGTACGGTGGGCAATTCGTATTTTTACGGCGAACAAACCCAAAGTAGTGCCGGGACAGGTTTTATTATTTCTAGCGATGGTGTTATTGTGACCAATAAACACGTCATACCAGAAAACACGAGCAAAGTAGCCATTACGACCAGCGAAGGTACAGAGTACGATAATGTAGACGTGATAGCTCGTGACCCACGCTCTAATGTAGACTTGGCGTTTCTTAAAGTAAATGGCGCCAAAGATCTCAAGCCAGTTAAACTCGGCGATTCTAGCCAAATGGTTGTTGGCGATAGTGTTATCGCTATTGGCTATGCACTTGGTCAGTTCCAAAACACTGTAACCAGTGGCATCATTTCTGGGCTAGGTAGGCCAGTAACAGCCAGCGACGGCAGCGCAACAAGTGCCGAATCACTCACTAATTTGTTTCAAACCGATGCAGCAATAAACCCAGGCAACTCTGGTGGCCCACTGCTTAACATGAGTGGCGAAGTCATTGGCATAAACACAGCAGTAGCTGGCGATGCAGAAAACATTGGCTTTGCTATTCCTATAAACGACGTAAAGCCGCAAATAACCAGCATACTAGAAAAGGGTAAGCTCGAAGTACCATACTTGGGTGTGCGGTATGTCATGTTAACAGAAGCGCTGCAGCAACGTTTTGAATTAGCACGCAGTAGTGGTGCATGGCTGAAAGCTGGTAACGAAGCTCAAGCGGTGGTAAATGGAAGTCCAGCAGATAAAGCTGGCCTAAAAGAAGGTGACATTATATTCAAGGTAAATGGCGAAGAAGTAACTATAGAAAAACCACTTGCTTCTGTATTAAGCAAATATAATGTTGGCGATGAAATAGAACTTACCTACAACCGTGATGGTAAAGAGCAAACTGCCAAAGCAACCATAGAAGTCGCCCCATCCACAAATTAGTATTTTGTATTTAATATGTAGTAGTTTGTGGAGAACTTTAGCTCATTACAGACTTCTTAAAAACCTGGATGAACCCAGCATTATCTATAGCTGTAAGGCCGGCTTTTTGGTAGTGGTCGCAAATTTCTTCTTGTTGTTCAATAAGAGATTCAACAAAAATCAAGCCGTCTTTGGTAAGGCTTTTTTTGGCTTGGTCTGCAAGTCGAAAAATCAGCGCCAAGCCGTTTTTGTCCGCAAAAATAGCCCGTTGTGGTTCGCTAAGTACCTCGGCTGAAACGGAATAGTCTTTTGGTACATACGGCAAGTTTGCAAAAATATAGTCAAAACAACCCGGTACGGTATGTAGCAGGTTTGATTGAATACACTGTATGGTAACCGCATGGTTTTTTGCATTTGTAGCAGCTACGCGTAAAGCCGCCTTGGATACATCTGTTACATAGACAGACAAAGCAGGGAACTCTTTTTTTGCACTAATTGCTAAAATGCCGCTGCCTGTACCGATATCTATGAGTTTGTGGCCTTTTGTTGGCGGATAGTGTTTTAGAAGATTAATAAAATCTTCAGATTCTGGGCGTGGTATCAGCACGTTGGGAGTCACTAAAAAATTACGTCCATAGAACTCTTTTGTGCCCATAATATATGCTATCGGCTCGTGATTACAACGTCGTTTCAGGGCTGTAGCAAGGGTAGCTATATCGGCTGACGAAAGGGCAGTTTCGGGATGTGCAAGAATAGCGGCTTTGTCTTGTTTTGTTACATAACTCATTAGCACTAGGGCATCGAGCCGCGCAGTTGTTATAGCGCATTTCAGTAACGCTTTTGTTGCGTTGGCAATCCACTCACCTTGTGTCATATCGCCCATTCTAGCACACCACTTGACACCATATAATAAAAGTACTATAGTTTTCATATCAAATGAGTGAAAATACACAATCTTTGCCACTAGCAGAAAGACGTGCAGCAAAAGAAAAAAAACGACAACATGAAGAAATAACAAGAATGTTCATTGTTTTTTCCATTGGCGTAGCTGCTATATACGGCCTTATAACAAGTGGCTATATAGACAATCCACTTACTGAATTACACCAAGACACCTCAATCACCGTCGAAGACACCAGTGCTAATAAATAGTATATAGCACACACAAAAATTGACAAAATAGCT includes the following:
- a CDS encoding ParB/RepB/Spo0J family partition protein, with translation MSKKGLGRGFDSLVPEGTNIDGVTIPKNEKIHKLAIDIVQPKSNQPRQLFDEQQLQQLALSIEAQGILQPIIVAEIEHNLYSIIAGERRWRAAQLAGLRHVPAIIKDVDPLQHLELSLLENVQRADLNAIETAKTIQRLHVEYQQSYEDIALRLGKGYTTVVNAVRLLQLPEPMQQALMKGDISEGHGRALLSLAKHPHAQMVLFKAIQTKKLSVRQTEALAANAKLDAERTKTKDDAKKSVTSTQLSKQLTKHLGLAVRVPKSNSKGKITISYTSQKEFDRIIRHLQK
- the lepB gene encoding signal peptidase I, which produces MQPNEPHNPKSFDIKPSTPPLPQPPSEHPITKEQPAQFNSAPHMVNNNPVPQNIQQPDQAAQLKQRRREERQNMLYTILLFILAPLFAVLMILFVFQSYVVDGSSMEPTLQNGNRVFILKLPKTMAKLQNKEYTPARNEVIVFKKPTNDGTQLIKRVIGLPGDRVVIENGNVTIYNIDNPGGFNPDKGTDHENTLEPIDSDGQKVVEDVGQGELFVLGDNRGPGGSLDSHSGLGLVPIDNIIGRLWVRYFPLSEFQTFSSTFANAVLYDQTLFEKYS
- a CDS encoding LCP family protein — protein: MDRYKKIKPKNQYSTDGFLVTGPRKGFQPKRTPVNATPKSPRLNQLDNFSGRDGFRGQRTPQMQESGDFEHIELPGDDTRATSRKSFTLDSSQSLHTPRYKRLFTKNKSGKKKHKSKRRAYAKMALFFVIAGVSIFGFIFGKAWWDAHKALGGGGSALAMSKDIDPNSLNGEGDGRINVLLMGKGGDKHEGGQLTDTIMIASIDPINDGVVMLSIPRDLWVKPDDLWPMKINAVYNSAKEQALYTNPKDKSAAEKTGINATKKVVQDYMGVNINYYAMVDFTVFEESVNTLGGITVNLPAAYSDPTMKIGKQYLNLPAGPNELDGGHALGLARSRYGSFKGQESRNDFGRGENQQLVLIAIKDKALSTGTFANPLKVSQLVSAFGNRVQTNFSTDDLMRLYELSKKIPNENITNVDLAMKDEAVVTTGSIGGQSVVYPIAGVDDYSEVKKFVRLKLKDGFIIKENPTIIVLNASGKAGAATKRADELKSYGYNVIQVADAPVSNVPVTQLIDTTKGAKKYTKRYLELRFNTQAVGKADGVDISPYIADYIVIIGQNG
- a CDS encoding trypsin-like peptidase domain-containing protein; protein product: MAPAPVKQSEPTPKRPKSTTSIPTRVAVIVVALAFISGIAGGFLGSRLNTSRITSLDSTATQQKIASSQSELISNIAKDVSPSVVSINVESTVGNSYFYGEQTQSSAGTGFIISSDGVIVTNKHVIPENTSKVAITTSEGTEYDNVDVIARDPRSNVDLAFLKVNGAKDLKPVKLGDSSQMVVGDSVIAIGYALGQFQNTVTSGIISGLGRPVTASDGSATSAESLTNLFQTDAAINPGNSGGPLLNMSGEVIGINTAVAGDAENIGFAIPINDVKPQITSILEKGKLEVPYLGVRYVMLTEALQQRFELARSSGAWLKAGNEAQAVVNGSPADKAGLKEGDIIFKVNGEEVTIEKPLASVLSKYNVGDEIELTYNRDGKEQTAKATIEVAPSTN
- the prmC gene encoding peptide chain release factor N(5)-glutamine methyltransferase produces the protein MKTIVLLLYGVKWCARMGDMTQGEWIANATKALLKCAITTARLDALVLMSYVTKQDKAAILAHPETALSSADIATLATALKRRCNHEPIAYIMGTKEFYGRNFLVTPNVLIPRPESEDFINLLKHYPPTKGHKLIDIGTGSGILAISAKKEFPALSVYVTDVSKAALRVAATNAKNHAVTIQCIQSNLLHTVPGCFDYIFANLPYVPKDYSVSAEVLSEPQRAIFADKNGLALIFRLADQAKKSLTKDGLIFVESLIEQQEEICDHYQKAGLTAIDNAGFIQVFKKSVMS